The sequence ACTTTTAGTTTTTATGAGTATCTGGACTTTGGGAACAATTAGCTTCGGCTATTTCTTTACCCAGCGTCTAGAAGGAAAGCTCAAAGCCGAGACAAAAGGAGTTGCTTCTTTAGTTACAGATACTTTAGAGCGCGAAAAAAAACTATTATTTTTGAAGGCAAGATGGATAGCTGACTCAAAAGAAGTTTCTCAGCTAGTAGTGCAAAAAGATAAAGCTGCATTATTAAGAACTTTATTACCCTTAAAAGAATCATTGCAACTGGATCTAATTACAATTATCGATACCGATGGTGGGATACTCGCACAAGTCAAGCAAAAAGAAATAATTTCAGTAAAGCTAGATAATGCAGCTATGAATCAAGCTGCTAGTCTTGGAATAGATTATTTTAATGTTATAGCAACACAAGATAATACAGCCTCCTTGCTAATTGGTTTAACTTCGGTAAAATCTACTGAAAAAATTTTAGGGGGAGTTATTGCCGGGACTATAATTGATGATGAGGTTTTGACTCGTATCCGTTCTAATGCAGAACCACATTTGGTTAAAATCCAAAATGAACAAGTAACTGCATCCACTTTAAGCAGTGCTAAAAGTAATTATTGGCAAGCTCCAAAAACTAAATCGCGACCACAAAAAGTTAATATAGCAGGTGAAAATTATATTGCTTATTCTGTAGCAATTATTGGATTAGACAATACAGTCTCAAAGCTAGTATTGCTTAATTCCGTTGCATCTTTAGAGAAAACTCAACAGAAAATGTGGATGAGTATCACAATTTTTTCTATAGTTGTTGCAATTATCTTTAGCTTTGTTGTATTCAAAGTAATAACGTTGGTTACGAATCGAATTATTTATTTAACCGAAGCAACCAATATAATAGCTAACGGTGACTTTTCGACTTGTATTGATGTAGATGGAAATGATGAAATTAGCATTTTAGCTAAAAGTTTCAACTACATGAGCGGTCAACTTGCTTTATTGTTACAAAAGCAAAAAGAAATAAATGAAGAATTAGAAAAAAATAACCAAACTCTAGAGCATCGAGTAGAATCAAGAACTTTAGAGTTAAATGAGAAAAATACATATCTTGAAGAAACTTTGCAGGAATTACAACGTACTCAAGCCCAAGTAATTCAAAGCGAGAAGATGTCTTCTCTCGGACAAATGGTTGCAGGTGTAGCTCACGAAATTAATAACCCCGTCAGCTTTGTACATGGTAATCTCGAACCTGCCTGCGAATACGCTCAAGATTTAATTAAAATTATCGAACTCTATCAACAACATTATCCAGAGCCAGTAGAAGAAATTCAAGAAGAAATCGAAGCTGTTGAACTAGATTTTCTCAAAGAAGATTTTGTGAAATTGCTTGATTCGATGCAAAATGGAACCGAAAGAATTAAAGAGATAGTTTTATCGCTGCGAAATTTCTCCCGACTTGATGAATCAGAATTTAAACAAGTAGATATCCATGAAGGTATTGATAGTACCTTACTAATTTTACAAAATCGTTTTAAATCGAAACCCGAACATCCCGAAATTGCAATCATTAAACAATATTCTTCCCTACCAAAAGTTGATTGTTATGCCGGACAATTAAATCAGGTGTTCATGAATATTCTGGTGAATGCAATTGATGCATTAGAAGATGAAATTAATAAAAATGAAAATATAAATAAAACTTTTAATCCTCAAATTCGAGTTTCTACAGAACTATTTGATAATCAAAATATTGTGATTCGCATTGCTGATAATGGTTCGGGAATCCCGCCAAATGTTCAATCGAAATTATTCGATCCATTCTTTACAACTAAAGAAGTTGGTAAAGGTACGGGATTGGGTTTATCTATTAGCTATCAAATTATAGTAGATAAACATCACGGTAAGTTATCTTGTGAATCCTCCGAGCGAGGTACAGAATTTATTATTGAAATTCCGATTAGTCAGAATTAATTGC comes from Rivularia sp. PCC 7116 and encodes:
- a CDS encoding ATP-binding protein: MFKQAYSKLPLKAKILLPLLLVFMSIWTLGTISFGYFFTQRLEGKLKAETKGVASLVTDTLEREKKLLFLKARWIADSKEVSQLVVQKDKAALLRTLLPLKESLQLDLITIIDTDGGILAQVKQKEIISVKLDNAAMNQAASLGIDYFNVIATQDNTASLLIGLTSVKSTEKILGGVIAGTIIDDEVLTRIRSNAEPHLVKIQNEQVTASTLSSAKSNYWQAPKTKSRPQKVNIAGENYIAYSVAIIGLDNTVSKLVLLNSVASLEKTQQKMWMSITIFSIVVAIIFSFVVFKVITLVTNRIIYLTEATNIIANGDFSTCIDVDGNDEISILAKSFNYMSGQLALLLQKQKEINEELEKNNQTLEHRVESRTLELNEKNTYLEETLQELQRTQAQVIQSEKMSSLGQMVAGVAHEINNPVSFVHGNLEPACEYAQDLIKIIELYQQHYPEPVEEIQEEIEAVELDFLKEDFVKLLDSMQNGTERIKEIVLSLRNFSRLDESEFKQVDIHEGIDSTLLILQNRFKSKPEHPEIAIIKQYSSLPKVDCYAGQLNQVFMNILVNAIDALEDEINKNENINKTFNPQIRVSTELFDNQNIVIRIADNGSGIPPNVQSKLFDPFFTTKEVGKGTGLGLSISYQIIVDKHHGKLSCESSERGTEFIIEIPISQN